In Phyllopteryx taeniolatus isolate TA_2022b chromosome 1, UOR_Ptae_1.2, whole genome shotgun sequence, the following proteins share a genomic window:
- the mrpl49 gene encoding mitochondrial ribosomal protein L49 has product MAANFAIRSVAPRRVFGLQRGSPGSPISVVGLRSLCATKWPIQESTEEYEFVERLLPPSRVPTPPKHLGPTPSGWTPPAESPPSLPYMIRRSRMHNIPVYTDVTHGNRRMTLVRKVEGDIWALEKDVKRYLKDVTGKEMPTQVNEVTMTLKVKGHFDKELKEWLSRKGF; this is encoded by the coding sequence ATGGCGGCCAACTTCGCCATTCGTTCGGTGGCGCCGCGACGAGTCTTTGGTTTACAGAGAGGGTCACCGGGATCTCCTATTTCCGTGGTGGGCCTCAGGTCCCTTTGTGCCACAAAATGGCCAATCCAAGAGTCGACGGAGGAATATGAATTCGTCGAGCGGCTCCTCCCGCCGTCTCGGGTTCCCACTCCCCCCAAGCACCTGGGACCGACCCCGTCTGGCTGGACCCCGCCGGCAGAGTCCCCGCCGTCTCTCCCTTACATGATACGTCGCTCCCGCATGCACAACATTCCGGTCTACACTGACGTGACCCACGGTAACCGCAGGATGACGTTGGTCCGGAAGGTGGAGGGCGACATCTGGGCTTTGGAGAAAGACGTGAAACGGTACCTGAAGGACGTGACTGGCAAAGAAATGCCCACTCAGGTCAACGAGGTGACGATGACACTGAAGGTGAAAGGCCATTTTGATAAGGAGCTGAAAGAATGGTTGAGCAGGAAAGGCTTCTGA